The DNA window CCAACGATTTGACCCAGCTGACCCTGGGCCTGGACCGCGACTCCGGCATGGCGCTGTTGGCCGCCGACTTCGACGAGCGCGATCCGGCCGTCAAGGCGCTGCTGTCGCTGGCGATCAAGGCTTGCCGCGCGCAGGGCAAGTACATCGGCATTTGCGGCCAGGGCCCTTCCGACCATCCGGACTTCGCGGTCTGGCTGATGGAGCAGGGCATCGAGTCGATGTCGCTCAATCCGGATTCGGTGATCGACACGTGGCAGAAGCTGGCCGCGCTGCAGAAGTAAGAATAAAGTTTGACGCAGGATAAAAATGGTATAGACTGGAGTTGTCGAATTTAGTTGCAAAAAACTCTATCAATACATTCTGTCCTGCTGCAAGAACCCTCGTGTCCCACTCCGGGAAGCGGGGGTTTTTGCATTTTTCAACCGTCGTAAGGGGAGGTCATCATGGCTGACTGGAGTTATTGGCTCGTCGCCGCCGGCGCGGCCGTCATCGTGGAGCTGTTCATCGGCACGTTCTATCTGCTGATGATCGCGATCGGCCCTGCCGCCGGCGCGCTGGCGGCGCTGCTGGGCTTTGGACTGGCGGCGCAAACGCTGGTGGCGGCGCTGGTGGGCGTGGGCGCCACCGTCGCGCTGCGCCGCAGCCGCTTCGGCAAAACCGGAAGCCAGGTGCAGGCCGAACGCGATCCCAACATCAATATGGACATCGGCCAGAAGGTCAATGTGCCGGCATGGCAGGATGGTGCGGCGCGCGTGATGTATCGCGGCGCGCTGTGGGATGTGGAGCTGGACCGCAGCGCGTCGCCCGGCGCCCCCGCGCCCGGCCAGTACACCATACGCGAAGTGCGCGGCAGCCGCCTGATCGTGGCCGGCTAAGATTAATTTACTGGAGAGTTTAGATGGATATCAGTTTTGGTAACGTAAGCCTGGTCCTGTTTGTCCTGGCGTTGGTGTTTGTGTTCAAGACCATCAACGTGGTGCCGCAGCAGCACGCCTGGGTGGTCGAGCGGCTTGGTAAATACCATGCGACCCTGGGGCCGGGCCTCAACATCGTGATCCCGTTCGTCGACCGCATCGCCTACAAGCACGTGCTCAAGGAGATTCCGCTGGACGTGCCGCCGCAGGTCTGTATCACCAAGGACAACACGCAGTTGCAGGTGGACGGCATCCTGTACTTCCAGATCACCGACGCCATGCGCGCCTCGTACGGTTCGTCGAACTACATCGCCGCCATCACGCAGCTGGCGCAGACCACCTTGCGCTCGGTGATCGGACGCATGGAGCTGGACAAGACCTTCGAGGAACGTGACCACATCAACACCACCGTGGTCAACGCCATCGACGAATCGGCCGCCAACTGGGGCGTGAAGGTGCTGCGCTACGAGATCAAGGACCTGACGCCGCCGAAGGAGATCCTGCACGCGATGCAGGCGCAGATCACCGCCGAGCGTGAAAAGCGCGCGTTGATCGCCGCCTCCGAAGGCCGCAAGCAGGAACAGATCAACATCGCCAACGGCGAACGCGAGGCGCAGATCGCCCGCTCGGAAGGCGACAAGCAGGCCGCCATCAACCGCGCCGAAGGCCAGGCCGCCGCCATTGTGGCGCTGGCGGAAGCCAACGCCTCGGCGCTGCGTCAGGTCGGCGCCGCGATCCGCGAGCCCGGTGGCGAGGACGCGGTCAACCTGAAGGTGGCGGAGCAGTACGTCGGCGCCTTCAGCCAGCTTGCCAAAACCAATAATTCGATTATCATTCCGGCCAACCTGGGTGAGATGAGCGGCTTGATCGCGACCGCGATGCAAGTGGTGAAGACGCAGAAGGACGCGTCGCTGATCAAACCCGCCAAAGCATAAGGAGCGGATGATGGGTACATGGGCGGTGGACGCTTTCGGCAACGACTACGCGCAGGATTGGGCGCAGGATTTGCAGGAGATTAGTAATCTGGACGCGGTCGAGGACACGCTGAACACGGCGCTCGATACCGGCGCCGGCGAGTTGGAGGCGCCGTTCGCGGCGGAGGCGCTGGTGGCCATCGAGGTCCTCGCGCGCCTTCAGGGCAAGGGCGGCGCGGCCAGCGAGGATAGCGCGGCGGTGGACGAGTGGGTCGAGGCGCGCAAGCCCAAAGCGCGCCGGCGCGCGGACCTGGAGGACAAGGCCTTGAAAGCCATCGCCCGCATCCTGTCCGACCAATCGGAGTTGCGCGAGCTGTGGGCCGAGAGCGAGCATTACGAGGAATGGCGCGCGTCGGTCGAAGCCCTGCGTGAACGCATCGTCGCCTGAAACGAAAAAAACGCCCTGAAGGGCGTTTTCTTTTTGATGGCGTGCCGCGGAGATTACTTGGCGGCCTTGCGGCGGCGCGCTGCCACGCCGATCAGACCCATGCCGGCCAGCAGCATCGCGTAGGTTTCCGGCTCTGGCACGGCGGTGGTCAACGAGACATTGTCCAGCGAGGTGCCCAGGCTGTCGCTGGTGCCGGTGGCGATGAACTTCAGTTTCATCGCCGAACCGTCGCCGATCAGCGAGTAGGTTTGGGTTTGCCAGCCGCCGTTGAGCGAGTTGTTGACGTGGCCGATCTGGTTGCCGCCCCAGTCCACCGACAGGCCTTGCGACGAGATGGCGACGCCTGGGCGGTCCTGGAACTGGAAGCTCAGCGTGTAGTGCTGGCCGAGCGTGGTCAGCACGGTCTGGGTCATGCTGCTGTTGCGCGTGGTGTCCAGTTCGACGAAGTTGACGCCATCGGCGGCCACGCCGTAGACGTTGTTGCGCAGTTCTATACCGCTCTGCCCGCCGGTCCAGCCGGTCAGGCTGGCGTAATTGGACCAGCTGCCTGCGGCCTGGTGGGTGGCTTCAAAGCTGCCGTTCACCAGCAGTTCCACGGGCGCGGCGAAGGCGCTGCCGGCGGATAGCATGGCGACGAGCGCGGCGGATTTGAACAGGTTCGTGATGGTCATTTTGGTATTTCTCCGTAAAATTTGTTTTTAGAAACTTATATTCCCCGTAAGACAATTGCATTGTAATCTAGTAATTTATTTTGTGCTAGTTTTTTCGGCAGCGCATGTCGCTGCGTCGGCACAGGACATGCGTCCGGCGGCCGGACGGCGGCGAGGAACAGCGCGCCCGGGGAAGGCGCGAGGGGAGGGTGCTACAGGGGCGTTGGGTGGGGTTTAGAACGCGTAGGTGAGCCCGAGGCTCCAGGATTTGGGCGGATGCACCGGATACCACGCATAGCGCCGGCCGTCGTCCTGCACATACTCGCGGGCGATCTGCACCGTCCAGTTACCGAAAGGGATGCCGACTCCCAGGCGCGCATCGATGCGCGAGGAGGTCGGAATGCCAGGCCAATAGCCGCCGCTGATGTTATGCAGCACGCCCGCATGGGCGATCAGGTTGAAGCGCGGATGCACTGGGTAGAAGGCGCTGACCTCCGCATACACCGTCTTCACCGGGAAGCCCAGGTACTTGGGCGAGTAATAGATCCGCGTGCTGCCACGCTCGAAGCTCAATCCGGCGTAGCACTCTGAAAAGTCGTTCTGATGCGCTTGCGTATAGGTGATGCGGCTGCAACCGGCCTCCCAGCTGCCGCCCGACTGCAAGCGCTGCGCGTAGCCGGCGTAACCTTGCAGCTTGTAGCCGTCCGCGTCGCCGATGGTCATGGCGCTGGCGAACCCGCCCAGATACCATCCGGCCACGCCGTCGATATTGATTGTGATCTGCGGTACGGCGTTGCCCTTGCCGGGGTTTTGTCCGCGATAACGGTACTCGGACTGCAGCGCCACGCTGCCGCTGATATCCATATCCAACTGCGCGCGCGCGGGCGGCGCCACCGCGCACAGGCAGGCGAGGCCGATAGCCAGGCCGCGCGATTTCACGGATTGGCGCCGCGCTGGCTCAATTTGGCGGGGCAGCCGCAGCTGCAATGGTCGATGAGATGGGAGATCGTGGCGCATGCGTCAATATTAACAGCGTTCAACACTTCCGGCGGTTGCAGCATGCGCCGCAACTGGGCGGGCGTGGCGCCGGGCTGCAATTCCCCCAGCAATGCCAGCATGCCGGACACGTGGGCTGCGGCGTACGAGCTGCCGCTGACGAAGGACCAGCGCGCGCCCGGCGCGGTGGTCGGGACGTCGTTGCCCGGCGCGAACAGCGGCCGCTCCAGGCCGGCCGCTGCCGCTGTCTTGACCATCATCGCGGCCGCGCTCACCGGCGCGAAATTGCCGGACACCTTGACGCTCGGCTGCGAGGCCACGGCCAGCACGCCGCGGTGGCTGGCGGGGAAGGTTGGCGCGCTTGCCTGCGCGTCGATCGCGCCGACTACGCCGATGCCGCGCTGCAGCGCCACGTCCAGTAAACGGTCCAAGAGCCTGTCGGGCGGACCGGACAGGCTCAGGTTGATGACTTTGGCGCCGTTGAGTATCGCGTAGTTGATCGCCTTGCTCAAGGTGAAGCTGTTACATCGGGTGCCCTGGTTGGGGAGTTGCCAGCAGGCCCGCAAGCCCATCAGCCTGGCCTTGGGCGCGACGCCGACGATGCCGCCGTGGCCGGTGCGCGCCGCGATGATGCCGGCGACGGCTGTGCCGTGGATCTCCGGCGGCGGCTCGCCGTTGTCGACGAAGTTTGCGTTGACCGCCAGTTGGCCCTGCAGATCGGGGTGGTTGCCGTCGATGCCGCTGTCGATCACCGCCACCCGCACTTCGCTGCCGGTGGTGTAGCGGTGCAGGTCGGCCACATGCCAGTAGCGGGCGGCCGGCTGCACCGGATACAGCGCGTCGGTGCCGGCCGCCGCGTTCGCGACGGGCGCAACCGGCGCAACCTGCGGCGCGGCGTTGCCTGCTGGCGTGACGCGTGGCGCCTGCCCGGCCATGCCTTCGAACCTGGCCACCGGCTGCGCCCATTCCACTTGCGGATCGCGCGACAGCTGTTCGATGATGCGGGCGGCGTCGGCGTTGTCCTTGTAGCGCATGACGTAGCAATCGATGCCGAGCAGCGACATGGCCCAGCCTTCGACCACAGTCATGTCGTGCTGCCGTGCCAACGCCTCGGCGCGGCGCCGGCGTCCGCCGCTGCCGCTGTCGTCCATATAGCGGCCGCCGTAGGTGGCGTCGGGCCGGTAGTGGGTGGCGGGCAGGCGCAGCATCACCAGCAGCTGGTTGGCGCCCGGGTCGTGGGCGCCGTCGTCGGCTGGCGGCAGTATGCGCTCGTCGCCCGCCGGGGGCGCGGCCCCGGCCACGGGAGCCGGCGACGTCGCCTGCGCGTCATGGGAACCCGCGAAAGCCGTGCCGGCCGATAGCGCAAACAAGGCGGCCAGCACGAGGGCTCGGGCGTTCAAGGCGTGCCGCCGTCGTCGAGCGCTTCGGCCAGCTTGACGGCCGGATCGGCGCGCAGCGCTTGCAGCGCGCGGTCGCGGTTTTCTTCGGGCACGCTGATCAGGTAGGCGTCGGTCACGGTGGGGCCGTCGACCACGCGCGCGCCTTGCGCTTGCAGGATGCGCCGCAGCTCACGCTCGGTGGTGGTGGGCTGGAACATCACCACCAGGTTACCGACGGGATTGGCGCCGACGTTGTTGCCCAACACGCGATAGGCGGCCGGTGGTTCGTCCGGACGCGCCAGCAGCGCCACCAGGCCGACGATCAGCACCCATTGCGCCGCCACCGCCCAGCGCAGCCAGGTCGGCTGGTTGGCCGCGCCCATGGCCCACCAGCGCCGTGGCACGACCTGGACGCCGGGCGCCGGCACATCGGCCAGCGGTTTGACATCGGCGGGAGTGGCGATGGTTGCCTTGCCGGCCGGCGCCGCGTTGGCGCGCACCGGGACATCGTCAATGTCGTCCACCGGACCGAGCGCGGGCAGTATGCGCGCCCAGGCCCGTTCCATGTCCACACCCGGCGGCAGGGCGGTGTCGGCGCTCCCTTGGTCCAGCATCTCGCGCTCCCATTGCAAATCCTGACGGCATTGCTCGCAGGTGTGCAGATGCACTTCCACGCGGTGCGCGTCGTCCGGTTCCAGTTGCGATGACGCGTACCACGGCAGCAGTTCCTGCACCGCCTGGTGCGCCGGGACGTCCAGTCTGAAGACTCGCCCGTTCATCGACCGTTCTCTCTCTCGTTCCACAACAAATCCTTCAATCTGTGCCGCGCGTGGAACATACGGGTTTTAACCGTGTTCACCGGGCAATCGACCACTTCAGCGATGTCGCTGTAGGCCATCTCGTGATAATAGGTTAGCACCATCACCGCGCGCTGTGCGGCGGGCAACTGATCCAACGCCTCGGCCACCGTGTTCTGCAATTGCAGCCGGGTGATCGTCTGCTCGGGCTGGTTGCCGCTTTCATCCTCGTACAACGACGCATCGGATTCCACCGGATCGTCGCTGCCACGCAAACCCTTGAGGGTCTTGCGGTAGGCGATGGCGAAAATCCACGTGGAAGGCTTGCAACTGCCGTCGAAGGTCTCGGCTTTTTGCCAGACCACCAACATGGTGTCATTGACAATTTCCTCGATCAACGTGGCATTGCGGGTCATCCGTCCGATAAAGCGCGACAGGCGCGAAAAATAGCTGCGGTACAACTGCTCGAAGGCGGCCCTGTCCCCGCCCGCTATCCTGCCTAGCAGGCACGCCTCGTTCGCATCCGGTAATGAGCCCGTCGACAGGCCCTGTGATTGACGCATCCGCCATCCTCCATTGTTTGCCGTAGATGCCGTTTCGTCGACAAATGGTTCTACTAAACAGTAAAAATATATACGCAACAAGCGTGCAACCGGCGGCAACTAGCGACGCCGGGTCAAAACCTGTCCATTCCGCATGCTACCACCCGGATTCGGCTACCATGGCATTCATGAACCTGAGCGCTCAAATCGATCACCTGCAAACATTTTTACACCAGCACCGGCGCGTGCTGGTCCTGACCGGGGCCGGCCTCAGCACCGATTCCGGCATCCCCGACTACCGCGACAAGGATGGCGTGCGGCGCGGCCGCACACCAATCCAGGGGCCGGATTTCCGCCGCGACGAGGGCGTGCGCCGCCGCTATTGGGCGCGCAGCATGGTCGGCTGGCCAACGTTGGCGCAGGCCGCGCCCAACGTCGGCCACCGCGCGCTGGCGGCGCTGGAGGAGGCCGGCCGCATCGACGGCCTGATCACGCAAAACGTCGACGGTCTGCACCAGCGCGCCGGCAGCCGCAAGCTGATCGAGCTGCACGGCAATATCCATGGCGTCGTCTGCCTCGATTGCCGCCGCATCAGCGAGCGCGCCGCGATCCAGACGGAGTTGCTGCAAGCGAATCCCGGTTTGTTCGCGGTCGACGCCGAGGTGCGTCCCGACGGCGACGCCGAGGTCGAGCTGGAGGCATTGCAGCACTTCCACGTGCCGGTATGCGGGCACTGCGGCGGCACCTTGCAGCCTGACGTGATCTTCTTCGGGGACAATATTCCGGCCCAGCGCACCGCCGACGCGCTGGCCATGATGGAGCACGCCGACGCCTTGCTGGTGGTCGGTTCGTCGTTGATGGTGTTTTCGGGCTACCGCTTCTGCAAGCTGGCGGCCGCCGCGGGCAAGCCCATCGCGGCGATCAACCTGGGCAAGACCCGCGCTGACGACCTGATCGGACTGAAGGTGGAGGCGGCGGCGGCCGAGGTGCTGCCGCGCCTGGTCTGAGCGGTGCCGGCTTAGTTCCGCTGCAACATCGAACGGACGATGGCTTCCTTGGCCAGCACATAGTCCTGGCCGGCCAGCACCAGGTTGGAGTTCGGCTGGATCACCTTGACGTTGATGAACACCATGTCGCTGGTTTCGGCGTAGGAGCCGACCACGATCGCCTGGGCGTTGTGGGCGGTGGCCACTTCGCCGATTTCGCGGGTGAGCATCAGCTCGCCCTGATTGCGCTTCAGGTAGACGTTGTTGCGCAACTTCATCTCGATCATGCGCATGCCGCCTTGGGCCAGGCGGGTCGACACCTGCTCCGACACCAGCCGGCCCAGGGTCGTGGTTTGCTCCAGCGCGTCGATGTTGACGATGGTGGCCATGATCAGGGGCTTGTCGGCGGTCAGCTTGCCGTTGAGCTGATTCATCAGCGAATCGGCGGCCTTGTAGTTGGCGTCGATGAACTGGTTGGATGAAATCGTCGAATAATTGCCTTCCTCCTTGGTGGCGGTGGAGGAACACGCCGCCAGCAGCAGCGGCAGCGCCAGCGCGGCGGCGCGGGCCAGGGATGTCATCAGCATTTACATGTCTCCGCGTACTTTGAAGGTACGGGTCAGTTTGGTGAGTTCGGCGTCCTGCTCGACGATGCCATACAGCTCGCGGTCGGAATCGGCCACGTAATAGGCCGACGTGGTGCGCGCCAGGTAGCGGTACTGGTCGGACACCGACAGGGTCACGATGATCTCGGTTTTCGGCGTCTCGCCCGGGGCGAACTGGGCGTTGGAGGTGTCGAACGGGTCCCAGCCGGTGCCGATGGCGCGCCAGCGGCCCAGCGGCGCTGGCTCCAGCTCGGCCATCGAGACGCCGCCGGGCAGCGCCGTGCGTTCGCCGATGGGGCGGTATTGCGGACGGTCGGCGGCGAAGGTGACGGCCTGGATGTCCAGATCGATCCTGAGCGACCCGGCCGGCGTGCGCGAGACGATAAAGCCATCGTTGACCAGCGAGGTGGTCAGCTGGGTCACCAGCGCACGCTGGAAGGCGTTCGACTCGGCCGGCTCGTTGATGAAGACCGGGCGGGGCGGGCTCTTCTTGAGCTCGGCCACCAGCCGTTTTTCGATGTTGTTGGACACGATGCCCCAATGGTAGGCGGCTTGCAGCTTGGCCTGCTTGGTGATGGGGAAGTTCGCGGCCAGCGGGGTGGGCGTGTAGCGCGCCGCACATCCTGACAGGACCAATCCGGCTGCCAGAGCCATTGCAGTTTTCAGCGCCATTGTTGCCTCATCGTCAAAAGTCTAACGTTATCCGGGGCCGCGAAGGGTGAGCGGCGGCCGCCGAATGTAAAATCATCCAGCGTCCAGTTTAGCATGGATGTTTCCGATTAGAAATTCTCAAGGCGATAAAAAACCCGGTTCGGGACCGGGTTGTGTACGGAGCGCGCAACAGTTTTGGCGGTTTTAGCGGCTGTGGGTCTTCATCGCGGCCGCGACTTCGCGTTTGCCGTCGCGATCCTTCTCGGTGGCGCGCTTGTCGTGCATTTTTTTACCCTTGGCCAGGCCGATTTCACATTTGACCCTGCCGCCCTTGTAATGCAGGTTGAGCGGCACCAGGGTGTAGCCGGAGCGCTCGACCTTGCTGATCAGCTTGTCCATCTCCTGGCGGTGCAGCAACAGCTTGCGGGTGCGCACCGCTTCCGGGCTGATGTGGGTCGACGCGGTGGGCAGGGCGCTGATGTGGGCGCCGAACAGGAACAGCTCGTCGCCACGGATGGTGACGTAGGCCTCCTTGATCTGCACGCGGGCGTCGCGGATCGCCTTCACTTCCCAGCCTTCGAGCACGATGCCCGCTTCGTAGCGGTCCTCGATGAAGTAGTCAAAAAAGGCTTTTTTGTTATCGGCTATGGTCATGGGGTTCGTAAATCAGCTGTAAACCCGTGCGGGTCGGTTAAACTACTGCTTCGCGTCAAAAAACGCGACTAATTCAACATCATAGCAAATGGTTAGCCAATGGCAGTAGTGCACAAATCAGTTTTCCTCGGTTACAGCGCCCAGCAGATGTTCGACCTGGTCGCCAACATCGATGACTATCCCAAATTTCTGCCGTGGTGCAGCGGCGTCGAGATCCGCGAGCGCCGCGACAACGTCGTGGTGGCCAGCATCGGCATCAACTACCATGGCGTCAAGCAAAGCTTCACGACCTCCAACGAGAACACGGCGCCGACCACGATCAAGATGAAGCTGGTCGACGGGCCTTTCAAGACCCTGGACGGCGTGTGGACGTTCAAGGCGCTGCGCGAGGACGCCTGTAAAATCGAGTTCGATATGCGCTATGAATTCTCCGGCACCTTGCTGGACAAGCTGGTCGGGCCGGTGTTCGGCATGATCGCCAACAGCATGGTCGATTCCTTCTGCAAACGGGCGGAAACCGTCTATGGCGGCTGAACTGATCAACGTGCAAGTGTGCTACGCCAGCGACGCGGTGCAATTTCTGCGCGCGTTGCGGGTGCCTGCGGGCACCACGCTTGAGCAGGCCATCGCCGCCAGCGGCATGCTGGCCGAAGTGCCCGGCATCGACCTCACTACGATGCAGGTCGGCATCTACGCCAAGAAGAAGCCGCTGGACACGGTGCTGCGCGACCACGACCGCGTCGAAATCTACCGTCCGCTGATCGCCGATCCCAAGAACGCGCGCCGCCGCCGCAAGGCCGCCGCCTGACAGCTGCCGGGGTCAAGCCTGTCATTCGAACACGGCCTGGTCAATTAGCCGTGACCCTCGATTAGCCGCTACAATCTTTCCGCGGACTGCACGCGTGTTCATCTATTAAGCATTGAAAAAGTGGATTGGAATGTGCCTTCCGCAGTAGTGTCGAACGAAAAGGGCTTGGTGCGTGTCGCGCTGTCGGCCGCCACAGGGAGCGCGGTAGCTTTAACGGTGCGCAGCGGATTGAAATGGTTATGGAACCTTATTGACTTCTAACCAATCTAACACAAGATACTTATCGCAGGAGGTCGCGATGGACGTACATGGACTAATCGAGGCTATCGAGGAAATGGGCCAGCACGTCCGTGGGGAGATCGAGCTAGAAACCGTCGAGTTCATTCCCGAACCGATCAACGTGGCTTGCCTGCGCGCCTCAATCGGCTTGTCGCAGTCCGACTTCGCCAGCCGTTTTGGCCTTAGCCTGCGCAACATTCGTCGGTGGGAATCGGGCGAGGCGCGCCCAAGCTTTTACGAAGAAACACTGCTGTGGCATATCGCGCAAGATCTCGATTACGTTGGACGGGAGTTCGCCGAGTACTGCCGCTTGCGATCACAAGGCTCGCGCGAAGCTCACAGCAATTAGGCGACCAGCCATTGTGCGCCGTAAGCAGCCGACGCTGCGTTCGGCGAACAGACGAGTGGTGACCCCGCAGCGCGTCCCGACTGGCATCAGCTACAATATTGGCTTACTGTAATTACTGCGGAGCCAAATTGATCGAAACGCACACCGCACCACAAGTCCTGCACCGGGCCGGCGTCGTGCTGCTGGTTGTCGGCGCGATCGATATCGCTTACATGATCTGGCGCCTGTCCACCGGCGCCAGCTATTCCTATAGCATGACCATTCCCGCCGTGATCGTCGGCGTGCTGCTGATGCGCGGCAGCCTCAAGGCCGCCTCCGCGTTGATCTGGATCGCCGCCATCCTGCTGCCGATGGCGCTGGCCAGCGGCGCCATGTCGCTGATGCAGCCGCTCGACCTGACCCTGACCGAACTGCGTCTGGCGCCGGCGGCCCACTTCGGCGCGGCGCTGCCGCTCTTGATCTTCTGCGGCCTGCTGTACTGGCTGTTGCAACAGCTGGGCCGCCAGCCCGTGCAATCGGCGATCCAAACCACCGGCCGCAAGAAGCCGGCCATCAACGTGGCGCTGACCATCGGCGTGGCGCTGTCGATGCTGGCGCTGACCGGCAAACAGCTTGGGCAAAACAGTGATTTAAAGAAGAAGGCGGAGCAGCTGGCGCAGGAAAAGCACGGCGCGCAGTTCCGTTATCACGCGTCCAGCATCACGCCGCGTGACGATATGGAAGGCACCTTCGTCGAGGCCAAGGTTCAGGCGTGGAATCAGAACAGCGTCGACACCGTCGACGTGTTCTGGAAAGAAAAATGAAACTGCGGCATCGCGTGAACCGCGATGCCGCGCGCGGGACGGCTTAGCGTCCGCTGATGTTGAGCGTACGCGCGTCCAGCTTCACCTTGACGGTGGCCGCCGGCTTGGCGCCCGCCGACTCGGCCAGGGTCACGATGTACTCGCCGCCGGCGATCTTCCAGGTCTTGCTGGCGCTGTCATACATGGCCAGCAGACGCGGATCGATCTTCACCTTGGCTTTGCCGCTGGCGCCGGCCTTCACCGCCACCTTGTCCCAGCCGCCGAGGCGCTTCGGCGCTTCCCAGCCGCCGGCCGCAGGCGACACATACACCTGTCCAACCGCCTTGCCATCGCGCTTGCCGGTGTTCTGCACGTTGAAGGTAACGTCGATGCCGGCGCCGTCGGACGACTTGTTCGCGCTCAGGTCCGCAAAGGCGAAGCTGGTGTACGACAGGCCGTAACCGAACGGGAACAGCGGCTTGTGGCCTTTCAGGTCGAACCACTTGTAGCCGACGGCCGCGCCTTCGATGTTGTAGTCGGTGGTGATCTTCTCGATGATGGCTTCATCCTTGGTCACCGCGTCGCCGTCCATCACGGGACGTGGCAATTGCGCCACCGACGCCGGGAAGGTGGCCGGCAGGCGGCCCGACGGATTGACTTCACCGGTCAGCACGCGGGCGATCGCCGCGCCGCCGCTGGTGCCCGGATACCAGGCTTCGATCACGGCGCCGACGTTGTTCAGCCATGGCATGACGACCGGACCGCCGGTTTGCAGCACGACGACGGTCTTGGCGTTGGCCTTGGCCACGGCGGAAATGAGCGCGTCCTGCTTGTTCGGCAGGTTCAGGTCCGGCGCGTCGATGGCTTCGGCCATCCACTGGTTGCCGAACACGATGGCGACATCGCTGGACGCGGCCAGCTTGGCGGCGGCGGCGGCGTCCTTGCCGTCGTTGTAGACGATCCTGGCGCCGGTGCGCGTGCTCAGTTCCTGCAGCGGCGACGAGCGGTGGTAGACCATCGGTCCCGGGAAGAAGGCCGGGCCTTCGTTGGCGACCGGCGACAGGCCGATCGGATAGACCTGGGCCGAGCCGCCGCCGGACAGCACGCCGACGTTGGCGTGGCCGCCGATGATGGCGATGGTGCGCACGTTGGCGCCCAGCGGCAGCAGGTCGTTGGTGTTCTTGAGCAGGACGATGGCTTCTTCGGCGTCCGACTGCGAGATCTTGCCGTTGGCGGCGAAGTCGATGCCCGCGTCGTCGGTGGTCGGGGTGACGACCGGATGCTCGATCAGGCCATTGGCGAACATGGCGCGGGTGATGCGCTTGACCATGTCGTCCAGGCGCGCCTGCGGAACGTGGCCGTTGACCACCGCCTCCTTCAGCGCCTCGTTGAAGTAGGCCGACTTGTCGAACGGGTGGCCGGACTGCTGATCCAGGCCGTGCATCGCGGCGGGAACGGTGGAGTGGGTCGCGCCCCAGTCGGACATGACGTAGCCCTTGAAGCCCCAATCCTGCTTCAGCACCTGGTT is part of the Oxalobacteraceae bacterium OTU3CAMAD1 genome and encodes:
- a CDS encoding helix-turn-helix domain-containing protein, with product MDVHGLIEAIEEMGQHVRGEIELETVEFIPEPINVACLRASIGLSQSDFASRFGLSLRNIRRWESGEARPSFYEETLLWHIAQDLDYVGREFAEYCRLRSQGSREAHSN
- a CDS encoding type II toxin-antitoxin system RatA family toxin, which translates into the protein MAVVHKSVFLGYSAQQMFDLVANIDDYPKFLPWCSGVEIRERRDNVVVASIGINYHGVKQSFTTSNENTAPTTIKMKLVDGPFKTLDGVWTFKALREDACKIEFDMRYEFSGTLLDKLVGPVFGMIANSMVDSFCKRAETVYGG
- a CDS encoding glycoside hydrolase family 3 C-terminal domain-containing protein: MKKRLWLSLALVYPLMLSSTLSGAAHAADAKRPWLDKKLTPDARAEQLVKAMTLDEKIQTVFGYFSTDFESKKHIAPKEGRKDSAGFIPGIERLGLPPQWQADAGVGVATQAASKKPYQRTSLPSGLATTATWNPELAFAGGAMIGSEARKTGFNIMLAGGVNLLREPRNGRNFEYGGEDPLLAGVMVGEQIRGIQSNHMVSTLKHFAFNDQETNRNNVNVKIDDTAGRMSDLLALQIAMERGDPGSVMCAYNRVNGSYACESDYLLNQVLKQDWGFKGYVMSDWGATHSTVPAAMHGLDQQSGHPFDKSAYFNEALKEAVVNGHVPQARLDDMVKRITRAMFANGLIEHPVVTPTTDDAGIDFAANGKISQSDAEEAIVLLKNTNDLLPLGANVRTIAIIGGHANVGVLSGGGSAQVYPIGLSPVANEGPAFFPGPMVYHRSSPLQELSTRTGARIVYNDGKDAAAAAKLAASSDVAIVFGNQWMAEAIDAPDLNLPNKQDALISAVAKANAKTVVVLQTGGPVVMPWLNNVGAVIEAWYPGTSGGAAIARVLTGEVNPSGRLPATFPASVAQLPRPVMDGDAVTKDEAIIEKITTDYNIEGAAVGYKWFDLKGHKPLFPFGYGLSYTSFAFADLSANKSSDGAGIDVTFNVQNTGKRDGKAVGQVYVSPAAGGWEAPKRLGGWDKVAVKAGASGKAKVKIDPRLLAMYDSASKTWKIAGGEYIVTLAESAGAKPAATVKVKLDARTLNISGR
- a CDS encoding RnfH family protein, with product MAAELINVQVCYASDAVQFLRALRVPAGTTLEQAIAASGMLAEVPGIDLTTMQVGIYAKKKPLDTVLRDHDRVEIYRPLIADPKNARRRRKAAA
- the smpB gene encoding SsrA-binding protein SmpB, whose product is MTIADNKKAFFDYFIEDRYEAGIVLEGWEVKAIRDARVQIKEAYVTIRGDELFLFGAHISALPTASTHISPEAVRTRKLLLHRQEMDKLISKVERSGYTLVPLNLHYKGGRVKCEIGLAKGKKMHDKRATEKDRDGKREVAAAMKTHSR